The Caulobacter sp. 73W region GTACCCGGCTTTTCGCTGAAGTACTTCTCGAACTTGCCTGTCTCGCGCTCGTATTCCTCGCGGTCGGCCGGCGGGGTGCCCTTGACCGTGATGTTCGGCCAGACCTTGGCGTAGTCGGAGTTGATCCGCAGCCACTTGCCGTCCGGATCGTCCTCGGTGTCGGGCTTGATGGCGTCCACCGGGCACTCAGGTTCGCACACGCCGCAGTCGATGCACTCGTCGGGATTGATCACCAGGGTGTTCTCACCCTCGTAGAAGCAGTCGACGGGGCACACCTCCACGCAGTCCATGAACTTACATTTGATGCAGGGGTCGGTGACGATGTAGGTCATCGGAACGCAGGCGGCCTTTTGAGTGTGCGCGGCCTAATCGGCCTTGAGGCGCGGGTTGTCAATGTGACGGCTTCTCTAGGTCCTGCGAGGTTTCCTCTAATACGACGTAAAGGCCGCGCGCTTCGCTGGCCGGACCACGGCGTTCGCCCAAGCCTTCCACCCGAATGCTGACCAGCCGCCCGCCCAGCGCGAACAGCACCGCGTCGCCGGGACGTAAGGTGCGCGACGGCTTGTCCAGCCTCGTCTGCACGCCGGCCCGCGTCAGCCGCACCCGCCCCTCGTCCACGAACTTGGCGGCCATGGAACGGGTCTTGAAGAACCGCGCCCGCCACAGCCACACGTCGATGCGGGCGGCGTCGTCGCTCATGCGGGTTCGGGCGCGGGATCGGCGGCGGCGACCGGGGCGGTGGCCGCAGCGTCCGTGGCGGTCCCTTCGCTCGTCGCCGCCGTGGCGGTCTTCGGCTTGCGGCGGCGCGGGCGGCGCTTCTTCTTCGGCGCGTCGGACGCGGGAGCCGCTTCTGGGCCCTCGGCGATCGGCGCTGCTTCGGCGGCGGGGGCGTCGACGGCCGTAGCCGTCGTCGCGACCGGCGCGGCGCCCTTGGGCTTGCGGCGGCGACGCCGCTTGGCAGGCGCTTGCGGCGCGGCGTCGGCCGCGCCCTCGACCGTAACGGCTTCAGGCGTCGCAGAAGCCGCGACCGCTGTCTCAGCCCCGGTCTTGGGCTTGCGCCGGCGGCGCCGCTTCTTGGGCGCGGCGTCCGGATCGGTGGGGACCAGCGCCTCGGTCGTCGGCGCCTCGGCCGCCGCGACGGCGGGCTTGGCCTTCGGCTTGCGGCGCGGCTTGCGCTTGGCGGACTCGACAGGCTCCGGCGCCGGGGGCGGGGCGCGCAAGGCGGCCAGGGCGGCGAACGGCGAGTCGGACGGAATGACGGCCTGGGCCGGAGCCGGGATGGCGTCGGCCCCGCGACGGCGCCAGACGGTCGGCTGGCCCGGCTTGGCCTTGGCCGCCGGCGTGAAGTTCAAGGCGCGCAGGATCACGTCCAGCTCACGCGGGCTCCAGCCCAGGGCCTTTTGCTTGTCCTCGGGCAGGATCATGCCGCGCCCGGGCTTGAAGCTTTCGCGCATGGCCTCGTCCAGCAACTCCAGCTGCTCCACCGGCGCGGCGTAGCGGGCGACGATCTGCAGGCCGCGCGCGGCCAGGGCGCGGGGCGGCGGCGTCGGGTCGGGCAGGATGGCCAGCTCGCCGGGCTGCGCGGCCCAGTCCGAGAACGGCGCCGTGGCGCGGGCGAAGGCCAGGGCCTCGGGCTTCAGCAGCTTGGGCAGGTACAGGCTGAAGGCGGCGATCTTCACGCCAAGGGTCTTGAGCTCGCGCCGCTCCTCGACGCTGAGGGAGCGGATCTCTGCGTCCACCTCGCGGCGGTCCAACACGCCGCCGGCCTCGATGAGGCGGTGGGCGATCCCGCGCGCAAGACCCTTCAGCCGGCCATCGGCCATGGCGGCTTCCAGCTTCAGCAGCGGGGCCAGGCGACGTCCGCGCTCGGCGGTGAGGAAGGCTTCCAGGCGGCGCAGGGCCTTCTCGCGCGCGGCGGCAGGGCCAAGCTCGCCCAACAGGCGCACGCGGCCGTTGACGACGGCGCCGGCGGCCTCGCCGCTCCACAGGATGGTCCCGGTCGGCGTGATCGAGAACGCGTCGTCCCCGTCGGAGGCCAGGACGCCGAGACGGCGGGCCACCTCCGGCGCGACGGCCTTCTGGGCGGCGCCGCGCAAGGCCTTTTCCTCGAGGGCGGTGGAGCCCTTGGCTGGTTCGAATGTCACGCCCGTCAGCTTCCCTACGAAGTGCCCCTGCACATTGACCGTGCCGTCCGGTTCGACCCCGGCCAGCATTTCTTCCTTCTCGCCCAACTGCCGCATCAGCACGCTGGTGCGGCGATCGATGAACCGGGCCATCAGCTTCTCGTGCAGGGTGTCGCTGACCCGGTCCTCGAGGGCGCGGGTCATCTCCTGCCAATGCTTGGGCTCATGCAGCCAGTCCGGGCGATTGGCGATGTAGGCCAGGGTGCGGATGCTGGCCAGACGCGTGGCGAGGGTGTCGATCTCGCCCTCCAGCCGGTCCAGCGCCTTGTACTGCCCGGCCATCCAGTCCTTGGGAATGCGGCGGCCGCCCGTGGTCAGGTCGTCGAACAGGCCCTTGACCAGTTGGCGGTGGTCGTCGTCCGTGGTCTTGCGGAAGTCCGGGGTCTGGCAGGTCTCCCACAGCCGCAGCAGGACGGAGCGGTCCTTGCAGCGTTTGACGACCTCCTCGTCCTCGGCCAGGCGGCGCATCATGCGCTCGTCCAGCCCCGGCTCGGTCAGGGTCAGGCCCTCGCGCTTGGGCCCCTCGGCAAGCGAGCGCAGCAGGTCGGGCAGGGAGTCGAAGTCCAGCGCCGGATTGCGCCATTCGGCGTCGGTGATCGGATCGAAGCGGTGATGCTCCACCGCCTCGACGATGTCCTCGTCGAACTCGGCGCAGTCGCCCGTCACCCCGAAGGTGCCGTCGGTGCGGAAGCGCCCCGCGCGCCCGGCGATCTGGGCCACTTCCTGCGGATACAGATAGCGGGTCCGCTTGCCGTCGAACTTGCGCTGGCCGGCGAAGGCCACGTGGTCGACGTCCATGTTCAGGCCCATGCCGATGGCGTCGGTGGCCACCAAGAAGTCGACCTCGCCCGACTGGTAGAGGGCGACCTGGGCGTTGCGGGTGCGGGGGCTCAAGGACCCCATGACCACGGCCGCCCCGCCGCGCTGGCGGCGGATCAGCTCGGCGATGGCGTAGACCTGGTCGGCGCTGAAGGCGACGATGGCCGAGCGCCGGGGCAGGCGGGTCAGCTTCTTGGAGCCGGCATAGGACAGGGTCGACAGCCGCTCGCGGGTGACGATCTCGGCGTCCGGCAGCAGGCGGCGGATCAGCGGCGCCATGGTCCCGGCGCCCATCAGCATGGTCTCGAACTTGCCCCGGGCGTGCAGGAGGCGGTGGGTGAAGATGTGGCCGCGCTCGGGATCGGCGCACAGCTGGATCTCGTCCACCGCCATGAACTCGACCTCGCGGCCCAGCGGCATGGCCTCCACCGTGCAGATGAAGTAGGCGGCGCGCGGCGGGACGATCTTCTCCTCGCCGGTGATCAGGGCGACGCTGGCCTTGCCGCGCAGCTTGACCACCCGGTCATAGATCTCCCGCGCCAGCAGCCGCAGCGGCAGGCCGATCATGCCGCTGGCGTGGCCGACCATGCGTTCGACGGCGAGGTGGGTCTTGCCGGTGTTGGTCGGGCCGAGCACGGCCACGAGGCGCGCCGGCGCCTGTCCAGAGGGACGGTCGCTCATGGGCGGAAAGTGGGGCGGCGCGCAGGGCGAAGCAAGCGAAGCCTTTATGTCACGCGCGATTGCGTCAGGCGGCGAAGATCGCCGCCTCGTCTTCGGCGGTCAGCACGCGCCACTGGCCGGGCTCCAGGTCGTCCGGCAGGGCCAGGGCGCCGACCTGGTCGCGGTGCAGGGCGGTCACGTGGTTGCCCACGGCGGCGAACATGCGGCGCACCTGGTGGTAGCGGCCCTCATGGATGGTCAGCAGCGCCTCGGTGGAGGACAGCACCTCCAGCTGCGCGGGCAGCAGGGGCTTGTCCTCGCTCTCCAGCATCAGCGTCCCGGCCGCGAAGGTCGCCCCTTCGTCACCCCTCAACGGGCGGTCCAGGGTGACGCGATAGCGCTTGGGCACATGGTGCTTGGGCGAGATGATCCGGTGCAGCAGCGGCCCGTCGTCGGTCAGCAGGATCAGGCCCGAGGTGTCCTTGTCCAGCCGCCCCACGGTAGAGATGGCCGGATCACGCAAGGTCCAGCGGCGGGGCAGCAGGTCGTAGATCCGCGTGCCTTCTTCCTTGTGCGAGCACACCACGCCCAGGGGCTTGTGCATCATCAGGGCCAACGGCGCGGGCGGGTCCACGGGCTTGCCGCGGATGGTCATGCGCGCGGGCAGGTCGGCGGTGACGGCGATGCGCTGGCCGGCGTCCTTCAGGGCCTTGCCGTCCAGGATCACCTGGCCGGCGGCGACCATGGCCTGGACCTCGCGGCGCGAGCCGTAGGCCATGTTGGACAGCACGCGGTCCAGCCGCGCCATCAGCGCCTTCCCCGTCACTTGCGCGCCTCGTAGATCTTGAAGCCGGCTTCCTCGGCCCGCAGCTCGACCTTGGCGAAGCGCTCGTTCAGCGCGGCCTCATAGGGCAGGTGGCGGTTGGCGGTCAGCCAAAGGGTCCCGCCCTTCTTCAGCAGGTCCGCCGCGCGCTGGACGAAGGCCTGGCCCAGGCGCTTGTCCTCATGCCCGCCATCGTGGAACGGCGGGTTCATGACCACGAAGTCCAGGTCGGCCAACGCAAGGTCCGGATCGCGGATGTCGGCCTGAAGGATGTCGGCGCGCGCATCCTCGATATTGCGGCGGGCCGCGTCGGTCGCCCGGCGGTCGATGTCGAGAAGGGTCAGCCTGGTCACCTTCGGCTCGGCCAGCACGGCCTTGGCCAGCAGGCCGACGCCGCAGCCAGCGTCGAGCCCCGCGCCCGACAGCTTGGGCAGGTGCTTCAGCAAAAGGACGCTGCCCGGGTCCGGACGGTCCCAGCTGAACACGCCGGGCTGCGACCACATCGACAGGCGCGGCGCCACTTGGGGCGCGCCGGCGGCGATGGCTTCATCCAGGCCCACAGGATCGGCCGGGCGGTCGGTCATGCAGATCCGGTGGTGGCGGCGGGCGTCCTCGGCGACCACGCAGCCGAACGCCTCCAGCTCCTTGCGAAGGCGCGAGCCGCCCTTGTCCTTAGGCGCCAGGGCGGTCAGCCGGCCGCCGACCTTGAGGGCGCGCAGGGCCTGGGCCAGGACATAGCGGCGCTCCAGCACGCCAGGCGGGGCGACCACGGCCATGGCGTCCAGGCTGCCGTCCGGCTGGAACTCGATCCCTTGCGAATCCAGCGCCAGGGGCGAGAACTGCACGCCGCGCGGCGGGTCGATCACACCGTGCTGGGGAACGCCATAGACGCCGAGCGCGGCGTCGCCATTCTTCAAGTCCGATATCGTCATGGGGCGCATATAGCCTTGGACGACGGCAGGCTCCATCTAAGCTGTCGATCACCGCCACAGGGAGGCCGCCATGGCCCGCGCAAAAGCCAGCATTTCGGACCAGGCCTACGCCACCGCCATCACCACGGGCCGCCACGCCCTGGTCAGCGACGAGCCGCCGGCCCTGGGCGGGCAGGACGTGGGGCCGGCGCCGTACGATCTGCTGTTGGCCAGCCTCGGCTCCTGCACGGTGATCACCCTGAAGATGTACGCCGACCGCAAGGGCTGGCCGCTGGTGGCGGCGCATGTGGACCTGCATCACTACAAGGACGGCGACCGCAGCAAGATCGAGCGGGTTTTGCACCTGGAAGGCGACCTGAGCGACGAACAGCGCGCCCGCCTCGCCGACATCGCAGAGCGCACGCCGGTGACCCTGACCTTGCGCAACGGCGCCGACATCGACACCACCCTGTCCAACGAGCCGCCGCCGCGAATCCCGCCG contains the following coding sequences:
- the fdxA gene encoding ferredoxin FdxA: MTYIVTDPCIKCKFMDCVEVCPVDCFYEGENTLVINPDECIDCGVCEPECPVDAIKPDTEDDPDGKWLRINSDYAKVWPNITVKGTPPADREEYERETGKFEKYFSEKPGTGS
- a CDS encoding RNA-binding S4 domain-containing protein, which encodes MSDDAARIDVWLWRARFFKTRSMAAKFVDEGRVRLTRAGVQTRLDKPSRTLRPGDAVLFALGGRLVSIRVEGLGERRGPASEARGLYVVLEETSQDLEKPSH
- a CDS encoding pseudouridine synthase; this encodes MARLDRVLSNMAYGSRREVQAMVAAGQVILDGKALKDAGQRIAVTADLPARMTIRGKPVDPPAPLALMMHKPLGVVCSHKEEGTRIYDLLPRRWTLRDPAISTVGRLDKDTSGLILLTDDGPLLHRIISPKHHVPKRYRVTLDRPLRGDEGATFAAGTLMLESEDKPLLPAQLEVLSSTEALLTIHEGRYHQVRRMFAAVGNHVTALHRDQVGALALPDDLEPGQWRVLTAEDEAAIFAA
- a CDS encoding class I SAM-dependent methyltransferase — its product is MTISDLKNGDAALGVYGVPQHGVIDPPRGVQFSPLALDSQGIEFQPDGSLDAMAVVAPPGVLERRYVLAQALRALKVGGRLTALAPKDKGGSRLRKELEAFGCVVAEDARRHHRICMTDRPADPVGLDEAIAAGAPQVAPRLSMWSQPGVFSWDRPDPGSVLLLKHLPKLSGAGLDAGCGVGLLAKAVLAEPKVTRLTLLDIDRRATDAARRNIEDARADILQADIRDPDLALADLDFVVMNPPFHDGGHEDKRLGQAFVQRAADLLKKGGTLWLTANRHLPYEAALNERFAKVELRAEEAGFKIYEARK
- a CDS encoding OsmC family protein, translated to MARAKASISDQAYATAITTGRHALVSDEPPALGGQDVGPAPYDLLLASLGSCTVITLKMYADRKGWPLVAAHVDLHHYKDGDRSKIERVLHLEGDLSDEQRARLADIAERTPVTLTLRNGADIDTTLSNEPPPRIPPVSYTEDELDEALEESFPASDAANLPQPRHSDRD